CTGCTATTCTAGGTTGGTAAACACTACTCGTAAATTGCTTAATACCTGTCTCGGGTCTTTGGAAATCACTTACCTACTCTCTATGTTGTGTCCCACAGAGATAGTACTAACATGTATGTTTGTCAAAAAACAGTGTTGTTCATGTACAGTTACAGAGtatccagctagcacataacgttctgagaaccatatctttcttagagcttggtgagagcgtggttgtcctatgtTTTATTTTGCAttcaaccttcccacaactttctgggaatggtgcaggatagttgcttggcttttgaacattctcagcacatttaggGAATGTAAACAAAACAACTTTATTTTCTTGACATTTCATTACCAGACGAATTCCAGGGATAGAGAACAGAAAatcataggtttgaatctcactgatacCGTGTCACAATCAAAAAAACTGTTCACATGATTAATGTCTAAGCAAATTCATTTCCGTgtcctacagtatctgtgcttgaaattcaaaacAGTTAACCCAAACTAAGCAAGCAGTGTTtcttaaaagtcttattgaaacatgttctcagaacattattgaattaccttcaaataacctataatttctgttctcagaacattcaAAAAACCTCCaaggaaaactttcagggaaccatagtagaacgttctcagaacctccctgcaaactAAAAATGTACGTTCTCAGAACTGGCAAAATGTTTACCTCCGTTCtcagaatgtaaaaaaaaaagttgagttttactggtcaggaaacTTATGGCTAATAATAATGCTGTACTATAGGAGTTATAGCCTAGCACATTGACTTCATAGACGTATGTAGAATTGGTGAACCAGATCCTAGTACAGTACAAGGAAATGCAATTATCCCTTTCAACCTGAAACAATCACTTACCCAGAAGTATTAAAGGGCAGAGCTAGGCAGACTCTAGAGCAGGTTTCAGACCTCTGTAGAGTATGCTAACCTTTAGGGGGCCCACTCTGTCCTTGGGGGGAGTTGGTTTCATTGCTCACCGACTGACTGCTGGCTGCATTGTTGAATCCTGGTGTGGAATGTGAGCTGTGTGCTCCACTGAGGTTCTACACTCTGCatcttttgttttttttgtgccATGGAAGGCCTTTATGAAGCTCGTCTCTGTAAAGACCTGTGTATTTTAAGTAGACATGATTTTCCTGTAATCCCACCTGGAATCATGTCTGATACTAATAGCCATGAATCCATCCCAAAGATTTGACTGAACCTTCAGATGACTGGTTGTTGTTGAAGCTCCCCAATGACATAACATGTAGAATAGCATTGATGATGAGTCCACTTCCGTGTCGATGTTCAATATGAATTGTACAATTTGACCTGATAATCGTCTTACAAATAGGCTAAGTCTAGAAGATTACAGATTTAAAGGCAACATTAGCAAGAAATAACTTTCCAGTAAGAAACCAGCGGCTTCTATTTAAATGTGTGAATCTTGTGACTCAGTTTTAAACCAGCTCCTAAAACGTTGTAACATTTTCTTTTGAGACTCCCTCCTTGTCATGGATGTTCTCCTTATTAGAGCAGACTTGTTATAACTTTTCGGTGCGAAACCAGGGAGCTCTCCTTATGTTGTGGCATGCTAGGTGATTAATAGTTTTACAACAGTTTTCAGAGAACTGTGAGACTTTCTTTTTGTCAAGTAGGTATTTCTTGTGTTTGGCCTGGTTAGAACACATGGTTGCTTTTGACTGTCTGGTGTTTTTAACAAGATGATTTGTGGGTATTATGACAGGGAGTGCAATGTTTGGGTCTGAGGGTGACTGTCAGCAGGCCagtggcaggctggctggctggcttgcagGCTGGCTCTAGTTCGACACTAACTTCGGGGGGGCTGATAGGAGGACGTACGTTAGGCAGACAGAGATATGGGAGTTGAGGTAATCCACAACGTATTAGgcgtactccacacacacacacacacacacacacaccctccccacacAGTGGAAATGGACACTGCCTGTCAGTGTATTTATAGACCCAGAGCTCTCTTTCTTAAACACGGACAGGGAGCTGCTCATAGTCACTGGAGCTGTCCAAATTGCAGTGGTACCTTCTAGAACACAGGCAACTGTTTTTTTCACTGTTGTTTTCCTGTTTTAATTTGCCCAGTAGGTCTCATCAGGCAGGGGGATCCTCATCGTTGGTTTTACTGTAATTTAGCTAGTTGTTATTTGTGTTGAAAATACCACCGGTTTCTGTAAGTAGCCTGCCTTGCTAACTCTGTTGAATTCTTACAGTGTTGcttatttatttaatgtgtttTTGGTTTGTAGGATATGTATTAAGAGTATGGTACAGTGAGTGAATCTGAACCGTTAAGAAGTGATTGTAAGAGAAATGATAATGCTGTTTCTGTTTTTCAGATTAACCCAGTCTTCTGAGTACAACCTCTTTGAGATATccaaacagagagatggagggaggagtgatgaacagaggggggttagagggaggagtGACATCTGAGAAGCCAGTGATCCAGACGCAGCCGTCCACGCTGCCCTTCTTCGACACGGCCCATGCCTTCAACCTTCTCCGGGGGATCCACGAGCTCCGTGCCGAACGCAAGTTCTTCGACATCACTCTGTGCGCCGAGGGCCAGGAGTTCCACTGCCACCGCACCGTGTTGGCCGCAGCCAGCACCTACTTCAGGGCCATGTTCGCCGGGACATTGAGAGAGAGCGCCATGGACCGTGTGGTCCTTCACGAGGTGTCTGCTGAACTGCTGGGCCTGCTGGTGGACTTCTGTTATACAGGCCGAGTCACAGTCACCCAGGATAATGTAGATCTTCTGTTGAAGACTGCTGACCTGTTCCAGTTCCCCTCGGTCAAAGAGGCCTGCTGTGCCTTCCTTGAGCAGAGGTTAGACGTCTCCAACTGCCTGGAGATCCAGGACTTTGCCGAGGCCTACGCTTGCCGTGATCTAGCCGTCAGCGCACGCCGCTTTGTCCTCAAGAACATTGTGGATCTGGCCAAAGGCAAGGACTTTGAGCGGTTGCCCTGGAAACGTTTGCTGGAGTTTGTGTCGGACGACGCGCTGTGTGTGGACAAGGAGGAGACGGCCTATCAGATTGCGGTGCGCTGGCTCAAAGCAGACCTACAGAGGCGGCTCCACTACTGGCCCGAGCTGCTGCAGCAGGTCAGACTACCCTTCGTGCGCCGGTTCTATCTACTCGCCCACGTGGAGAGCGACCCACTGGtctacctctccccctcctgCCTGAGAATGGTGAGTgaggcccggagcttccagtcgTGTGAGTACGACCGCCACGACAGACCCTGCCAACGCATGCGGCCACGGCCCTCAACCGGACTGGCGGAGATCCTGGTAGTGGTGGGAGGCTGTGACCAGGACTGCGATGAGCTGGTCACTGTGGACTGTTACAACCCTCAGACTGGACAGTGGCGCTATCTGGCTGAGTTCCCTGATCACCTGGGAGGGGGCTACAGTATAGCTGCCCTGGGCAACGATATGTATGTCACAGGTAAGTTGACAATGTCctgacatactgtacactctttCCCACACTATTTAAGTTTTGGTAACACTTATCATTAAGGTGTACTTTATAATGGATTTATGATGGTATTAAGTAGTTTTACATGTGACAAAGTATAAAAGGTATTGGAGTTTGATTTTACTGGATATAGCAGCATATCATCTTTtaatatttaacacaggctatatGTTTAAACACATTATTGTATCCAGCTATAATCTACATTGAGTTTAACTTTACAATGGACTGCAGTGTACATATGTGGTTACAGTTGCTGTGTGGTGTCTTAGTCACTCTGTTACCAGAATGCTCTGCAGCTTTCCAGCCATTTTGCATCTTATGAAatagcaggcaggcagtgtgAGTATAAATAAACCACAGCAGCTAGCTACTCTTGCTAtatgtgagagagaagagaattgTGGTGAGTTAGCTAGGGGGGGGAAATATGGTGTCCTGCTAAGACTGCAGCAGTGGTCCATGGGCTCATCACTGAGAGACAGACCTGGATTCAcatcaaatatttatatatacactagatgactgacaCTGTTTAGAGCCACTgttcctccatcttggcactcccccactATTGTAAAAAGTATTTTGGAAGATATAGGAATGCagttattaatgtctacatttgtttttccatgtttatactattacagacaccttaatgcatagtTTAGAAATtatactgaacataaatataaacgcaacatgcaacaatttcaacgatttaactgagttacagttcataaggaaatcagttaattgaaataaataaattaggccctagtctatggatttcacatgactgggcaggggcgcagccatgggtaggcctggctctcaagtggggagccaggcccagcctatcagaatgagtttttccacacaaaagagctttattacagacagaaatactcctccacaaaacaccagtctcaacgtcgacagtgaagaggcgactccaggatgctggccttctaggcagagttgcaaagaaagccatatctcagactggccaataaaaaaattaagatgggcaaaataacacagatgcctagaaggccagcatcctggagtcgcttcttcactgttgacgttgagactggtgttttgcgggtactatttaatgaagctgccagttgaggacttctgaggcgtctgtttttcaaactagacactctaatgtacttatcctcttgctcagttgtgcaccagggcctcccactcctctttctattctagttagagacagtttgctctgatctgtgaagggagtagtacgagatcttctgtttcttggcaatttctcgcatggaatagccttcatttctcagaacaagaatagactgacgagtttcagaagaaagttctttgtttctggccatgtttgagcctgtaatcgaacccacgaatgctgatgttccagatactcaactagtctgaagaaggccagttttattgcttctttaatcagaacaacagttttcagctgtgctaacacaattgcaaaagtgttctaatgatcagttaaccttttaaaatgataaacttggattagctaacacaacgtgccattggaacacaggagtgatggttgctgataatgggcctatgtacgcctatattccatttaaaaatcagtcgtttccagctacaatagtcatttacaacatttaaatgtctacactgtatttctgatcaatttgatgttattttaatggacaaaaagtgtttttcttagaaatgtcttctttttttttttttttaagtgaccccaaacttttgaatggtagtgtacatcatTGGTTCAAATACAATTTGAAATCTGTATTATACTTTGAGTATGTATTTGAAGCTGCCTGTAGTGATAGACATGCAGGGTTTGCCATTTTGGGACTTTTGTTTTGTTAAGccagacaagctcaatcaagcacatatAACATATTGGAAGTGATTTTAAATAGTAGGCTACTTAAACCCAGGTCTAAATGAGGGGCAATCATCATTACGGAGTGGCCTTCAGGTTCAGGAGAAGACAGTGTTTCCACTGAGAAAACATCCCAGGCCCTCGAACACTGCCTGTAATTCTGGTCAGTGATAGGGGTCATAAATCATTAGCAGTGCTCTCATACGTACCATCTCTGGCAGCAGGATCAGAAGGAGCAAATGGCTGCAGCACAGGACACATGATTGGGGAATGGGCTGGTTTTATGAAAGGTGTCTTCATGCTGACAGGTTGATTTAGTAGGGTACCTTTGATTCAACGTCCTTGTGGCAATATTGTCATTACATCTATACGGACACAGAATGTGAGTACAGCACATGGCCAGGAAACTGAAAGAAGATATTGCATTTGATTAAAGTATTGAAATTGTATATCCCCatttagctgttgcgaaagcagcagctgctcttcctggggtccacatgaaacatgacataatacagaactttaatagacaagaacagctcaaggacagaactacatcaattttTAATAagtcacacgtagcctacatatcaatacatagacacaaactatctaggtcaaattgttgtgccatgaggtgttgcattatctgttttttgaaaccaggtttgctttcATTTGGAAaatgagatggaacggagtttcatgcaataatggctctgtataatactgtacgctttcttgactATGTTCTGGATTTGTGGAAAGACCCCTGGTGGGATGTCTGGTGGGCTCGTAGCGTTATTCTGTTTCCAAGTTATTCATCATGTAAAAAAACTGCAAATATTGTGGAGGGCCACTTCCACATAAAGCTGATACCCAGATCTCATGTCAGGTTGACCTCTTGGGGATTTCCTCTCTGCTCGAACAGCAAAGGGTTTTCAATAAGCaccacagtgcattcggaaagtattccgaccccattacttttcccacattttgttacgttacagccttattctaaaatttatgaaattgtttttctcatcaatctacacacaataccccataatgacgatgCAAAAACAaacttgacatttttgcaaatttatatttaaaaaaatgaaatatcacagttACATAAGTcatcagaccctttactcggtactttgttaaagcgcctttggcagcaattacagcttcaagtcttcttgggtatgatgttacaagcttggcatacctgtatttggggagtttctcacattcttctctgcagattctctcaagctctgtcaggttggatggggagcgtcgctgcacagctattttcaggtctctccagagatgtttgatcgggttcaagtccgggctctgtctgggccactcaaggacattcagagacttgtcccgaagccattcatgtgttgtcttggctgtgtgcttagggtcattgtcctgttggaaggtgaaccctcgacccagtctgaggtcctgagcacactggagcaggttttcatcaaggatctctctctgtactttgctccgttcatctttcc
The DNA window shown above is from Salmo salar chromosome ssa13, Ssal_v3.1, whole genome shotgun sequence and carries:
- the klhl21 gene encoding kelch-like protein 21; the protein is MEGGVMNRGGLEGGVTSEKPVIQTQPSTLPFFDTAHAFNLLRGIHELRAERKFFDITLCAEGQEFHCHRTVLAAASTYFRAMFAGTLRESAMDRVVLHEVSAELLGLLVDFCYTGRVTVTQDNVDLLLKTADLFQFPSVKEACCAFLEQRLDVSNCLEIQDFAEAYACRDLAVSARRFVLKNIVDLAKGKDFERLPWKRLLEFVSDDALCVDKEETAYQIAVRWLKADLQRRLHYWPELLQQVRLPFVRRFYLLAHVESDPLVYLSPSCLRMVSEARSFQSCEYDRHDRPCQRMRPRPSTGLAEILVVVGGCDQDCDELVTVDCYNPQTGQWRYLAEFPDHLGGGYSIAALGNDMYVTGGSDGSRLYDGVWRYNSSVNEWTEVSPMLKAREYHSSCVLKGQLYVVAPDSTERYDHALDCWEALPPMLHAMDNCSTTTCRGRLYAIGSMTTTGEDNMAIQCYDSEANRWTLVNCGELPPWSFAPKTVTLNGLIYFVRDDSAEVDVYNPQKNGWDKISPMTQVHVGGSVAALGGRLFVSGGYDNTFELSDVVEAYDPSTRTWTPTGRLPQPTFWHGSVSIFRQFMPAVSNTFEPIDLPEANSIHLHRHHRNQALHNHNLNLNQNHDVNPV